GGGCGGCCCCCTCGTGGAGAGAGCCGCCCGCCCTTCAATCCCTACCGCCGGCCAGGCCTACGGCTGGGTGTAGTTGATGGTCAGGGTGTAGCTGGCGGTGCCCGAGCCGGCGCCGCGGACCATGATGTACGCATTGCTCTGGCCCGCCGGCACCGTCACCGAGCACGTCTCGGAAGCCGTGGACGTGTTCGAGCGGCAGTCGTAGAGCGAGGTGGTGGGCGCCGAGCCGAAGCGCACGTACAGGTCGGGGTTGCGCGTGCCCGTCATGGTCACCTGGAAGGTGGTGCCCGCCAGCACGTTGTACGGGCCGAAGTTGTCGCTCGCGTTCTTGCCCACGCTGTCGTTGACCGTCGTGGTCACCGGCGTGCCCGTGCCGCCACCGCCGCCACCACCGCCGTACGTGCCCTTGAGGGTGACGCCGGAGTAGCTGGAGTAGGCGTTGAGCATCACGTACCAGGTGCCCGCCTGCGGGTTGGTGAAGGGGCAGGACTCGATGTTGCCGCTCTTGTACGGACGGCAGTCGTAGGTGCTGGAGCTGGGGACGGCGCCGTAGCGGACGTACAGGTCCGCGTCACCCGTGCCGCCGCTGATGTCGAAGGACAGGCTCGACTGGCCCGCGGGCACCTCGAGCGCGTAGTACTTCTTGTTGCCGGAGCTGCCCGACAGGCTGCTCACCGGCACGCCGTTGGACAGCGGGTTCACCACCGGCGGCGGAGGCGGCACGCCCACGGCCTTCCAGGCCTCGTTCACCGCCAGGGACTCGGCCGAGCCCGCGCCGTAGAGCGCCTCGGCGGCCTGGAGGGTGTACGTCTTGGCCTGCTCGAAGGTGGTGCTGGCCGTGAAGAGGTCCGTGTTGGCCTTGTAGAAGATGCGGCCGGCCTTCTCCGGGCCAATGGCCGGGACCACGTTGGCCGACTTGCCGCGCGGGTGCGCGCCGCCCTTGCTCAGCAGCGAGAACACCAGGTTGCTGATGCCCGAGCTGTAGTGCACGTCCACGCCCGAGGAGTAGTCGCCGTAGAAGTCGAGCGACACGCCATCCTTCACCGGGTCATCCATGTAGCGGAGCGCGTCGTTGGCGGTGCCCGGCGTCCAGATGTCCTCGCCGACCATGAAGACGTCCGCGTCCACGGCCCAGTTGCGCGTCCAGCTCTCGCACACGCCGGCGAAGATGTCGGACATGGACTCGTTGAGGCCGCCGGACTCACCCGAGTAGATGAGGTCCGACTCGGAGTCCGTCACGGCGTGGGTCAGCTCGTGGACGGTGACGTCCAGGTCCTTGCCCAGCTCGATGGAGTCCGAGTTGTTGCCATCGCCGTACACCATCTGGGTGCCGTCCCAGTAGGCGTTCACGTAGTTGCTGCCGTAGTGGACGGTGCTGATGAGCGCGGCGCCCGCGTTGTTGTACGAGTCGCGGCCGAAGAGCGTCTGGTAGCAGTTATAGGTGGCGCCCAGCATGTCGTAGTTCATGTCGACATGGGCGTCGCCGATGGCCGCCTGGCCCTCGCTGCGCTTGAGCGTGCCCGGCGTGGTGGAGGTGTTGTTGGCCGAGTACACCTTGCGGTTGAGCGCCGTGTGGATGAGCGGGTTGACGAGCAGCACGCCGCCGCGCTGCGCGTCCACGTAGACCCTGTCGTCGGCGGGCATGCCGTCGCGCTCGCCCTTGAGGCGCACCTCGTAGGCCAGCCGCGGCTCGGCACTGCCCTCGGAGCGCAGGTAGACCAGCTCCGCCCTGCCCTGGGAGGCGGCACCGCGCGCGGTGGAGCCCTCCACGGCGGCCTTCAGCGCGGCCTCGGGGGACACCTTCGCGGCGGCGGAGACGTTCGAGCCATCCCGCGCCGAGCCGTTGGCCGCGTAGACATTGCCCGCCGCGTCCACGTGCAGGACGAGCTCGCCGCCCACCACGCGCAGGCCGTTCTTCGTCTGCTGGAAGC
The sequence above is drawn from the Archangium gephyra genome and encodes:
- a CDS encoding M4 family metallopeptidase, whose protein sequence is MSNRFVRTFCVAWLGASLAACGAMQEGEAPVQGGDDADIQAALARIQGARVLGSDEGIPYSVSGQFGRASQAAGLRAQPDVREALSRVAPVFRLDQNDLVLRRASVDAQGHQHLRFQQTKNGLRVVGGELVLHVDAAGNVYAANGSARDGSNVSAAAKVSPEAALKAAVEGSTARGAASQGRAELVYLRSEGSAEPRLAYEVRLKGERDGMPADDRVYVDAQRGGVLLVNPLIHTALNRKVYSANNTSTTPGTLKRSEGQAAIGDAHVDMNYDMLGATYNCYQTLFGRDSYNNAGAALISTVHYGSNYVNAYWDGTQMVYGDGNNSDSIELGKDLDVTVHELTHAVTDSESDLIYSGESGGLNESMSDIFAGVCESWTRNWAVDADVFMVGEDIWTPGTANDALRYMDDPVKDGVSLDFYGDYSSGVDVHYSSGISNLVFSLLSKGGAHPRGKSANVVPAIGPEKAGRIFYKANTDLFTASTTFEQAKTYTLQAAEALYGAGSAESLAVNEAWKAVGVPPPPPVVNPLSNGVPVSSLSGSSGNKKYYALEVPAGQSSLSFDISGGTGDADLYVRYGAVPSSSTYDCRPYKSGNIESCPFTNPQAGTWYVMLNAYSSYSGVTLKGTYGGGGGGGGTGTPVTTTVNDSVGKNASDNFGPYNVLAGTTFQVTMTGTRNPDLYVRFGSAPTTSLYDCRSNTSTASETCSVTVPAGQSNAYIMVRGAGSGTASYTLTINYTQP